GCCACCGATGATTCCGGTACAAGCTGCACCTGTCAGCATGAGAGGAACCCAGTCAAAGATCGCATAGGCAGTCCAAAGGGGAACCACCCTTAGTCCATTGGAATAATGCATAGCACGCACACGCGAAAGACGCTCAAAAGTAGGGTACAGGGCTGCAAAAGCGGGCACAACACTCATTGTGAGACCAAAGTAGACAATGAATTGGAGAGTATCGCCggtggaagaagaccagGGAATTTGGAAGGGGGAGAAGTCAGCATAGATTTTGTAGTCACCATTCTGGCGGACATTTGTCAACAGATTCATCATCATAACAGAAAAGTAAGTACCATGGCCAGTGTTGGTCAGATATGCAGCAATGGGGGCAGAAGAGTCTAGGTACACTCCTCCGGGATAGACCTGGGTGTAGTTGGCGTTCAGATAAGCCTCAAAAGAACTCTGGGTGTCGGTGTAGTGAGTTCCGTTGTTCATTTTGGCCATGATCATGCTCTGTATCGTCGAGTTGCCCATTCCTCGGAGCATACCTCCAATGAACGTTCTGACTCCCTGAGTAGAGTCCATCAGGACACTCTGGGGGCCAACAGGCATGTCTAGTGGATCAACACCCAGTCGGTAGGTGTTGTAGACCTGTCGTCTGAATCGCGAGTCTCCCTCGCAGGACGATCCCTTGAAAGATCTCAAAAACTGAGAGGTGgctccagcaacaatgATGGGCAGAATGAACATGACAATATGAGCCAGGGGGTTTCGCTTGAGAATGATGAGCCGCTTGACCAGCATGGACCATGTCTGATGCAACAAGCCGGTAGAAGagcccttcttgagaccACCCTCACCCATTTCGGTGATCTCGGCATGCTCAATGTGGTCTCGTTCCGCCACTCGGAGGAAGACGTCCTCAAGCTGGGGTCCAGCTACTCGGTACTCCACACCCTTGTCTTCCAGGTCTTCAATTTGTTCAGCAACCTGTGCAGCACTTTCCAATTCAACAATCTCCTCTCTACCCGATCCTGGATGAGAGATGAAGATTCGATAGCCGCCTCCAagctgctccttgagctgaACAGTGGTTCCGTACACCTGCAGAGTTCCCTTGGACATGATGGCAATGTTGTCTCCGAGAATGTCCGCCTCGTCCAGGAAATGCGTCGTGAGAAGCATCGTGTGAGAACCTCTGCTTGAAGTAATAATCTCCCAGATTTTTCGTCGGGAAAGGGGATCAAGTCCAGAAGACACCTCATCGATAGCACATACGTTGGTTCCTCCAGCAAATGCAATGGCAAGCTGCAACTTACGCTTCTGGCCTCCAGACATGGTTCCTGCTCGGTCATGGCGCTTCCTGCTTAGATCACACTTGTCAATCAAGAACTCGATAGCTGCAGGAatttccttcttgggaACACCCTTGAGCTGTGTCCAAATCCGAAGATGCTCCTCACAGGTCAAAGTGTCCCAGATAACGTTCTTCTGGGGGCAGATTCCAACTCTGGAGCCTGGAGAAAAGGTGATGGTACCGCTGGAAGGCTTTTGAATGTTGGAGATCATCTCCAGAGTGGTGGTCTTTCCGGAACCGTTTGCTCCTAGAAGGCACACAATTTGTCCGTTATGAACAGGCAGGTTGAGATGGTCCACGGCTGTAACAGTGTTTTTGACCCGGCCAGTCCATCGAGATCGGATTTTGTACGTCTTGGTCACATCCTCAAGCAGAACTCTGTCCTTTTGAGATTCGTCAATGTTGATCTTGGAATGAACTCCATGCATGAACCGCTCAACGATCATGGCAAGGAACAGGTaaaagaagatggagaagatggcgCCGAAGAAAATCACAATCACCTTGATGTTGGAGTCAGGCGCGTTTTCCACCATGTTGGTTCCGATgtcttccttcttccaTCGACCTGTAGTTTGGATGAAGTAAGGGTAGTTCATGGGTGGAAACAGAAACGACAGAACGTAGACAGCAGCGTCTCTAAACCGTCCTTCGTTGTTTGGGACTCGAGTCTGAACGGTACTCATGATAGCCAAGAAACAAGACAGACCAGAGGCTACAATACCGGCCAGCTGGGCGTAAGAGAAGAACATGGAGAGAAACATAGCCCAGGTGATCATTGACATACCCGAGAAAATGTGGTAAAAGATGTAAATGGCCACATTTGTGGGTTTCATCAGCACAAGATTCAAAGTAAGAGCTATACTGATCCATCCAGGAAGGTAGACAATGCTGAACGAGATCAGATAGGCCAGATGACGGGTGAACTGCTTCACCCCCATAGCTGTAAGCAAACCAGAAATACCATACTCTCGTTCCTGAGCTGCCATACCGGCCAGATGGTAAATGACACCAATCATGCCGAGAAACAGGGCAGGAGCTAACCAATCAATCACAATCTGAAGGAATTTGGAAATCACATTTTGTTCATGTTGGGTCTGAGACTCGTCAGTGTACGCGAGAGTGTAGGGGACAGTAGTTTCTCCTGTGATTGCCTTATCCATTTGCCACTGCAGAGGAAGGATGAAGATATCTGGATCAGACTTGTGGCCTCCAATGTCAGTCAAAATCAATCCAGAGTTTCCTCGGATGGTGTAGTTATAAatcttctgctcctcaTCGATATGGTTCCACTGGACTCCTCCGTAGCAGGCGGAATCACCTCGCAGGTTCTGACTGCACACCTGGAACATGTCGTTTTCGTGTTCCAACTCAAGGATCTGGGAGCTGGGGATCCCCTCCAGAGCCGTGTTCATGATCCGACGCATCTCATCGGTGACACCCAagggatcacgtgagtaaTAGATGATTTTTCGCTCGCTTACCACATCTCGCAGTTGACGAACTGGAGTGGGATCCGACACACCGTAGTTGGCGTATGGCGAATAGAACGCTTTCGAATATGACTGTGTTAGAGACAAGGAATGTGGCATCACCATGGATAATGTCGTGGCCATCATTATGAATTGGATGTGCACTCGCCCTCCGAGACCATACTCACCATGAAAACAATGAACGCCACAGGCAGCAGCGACGACCGAAAGAAGGTCCACCACCACGATCTCTTGAACACCAGCATGTGTTTTCGCACCAAGGCGACCGTCTGGCCAAACATAGTCATTTGCAGATCCACATCCTCCACGGACGTCTCGCTGACGTTGAACGACTTGGATTCCGGGCTGGATTGCACCGCCAGAATCGCGGCATCTTTTTCCGACATTTTTCAACCCCGAAATGAGAGACTTGACGGACCTCGCAAGTTGCAAAAAGTCGCACGGCTTGCTTTCAGATTccagacagacagagaagagACAGTAGGGTTGGATAACCTAATGCAAGATGGCACAGCCTTGTGCGACATGAGAAGTGACAGACGAAATTGAGGGGCTAAAAATACGGCGGAAATTTGTAGTAAAGCAGATAAcaataaattaaaaaagGCTGGAATCAAAAATACAGCCTCAAAAGCACAGATTTACCCCGTTTATTGCCCCCAAATCGCCCCACTAGCCCCCAACATCAACGTCTCAAAAATACGAGCGTCCTGTCCTTGTCAAAGAGTGTCTCACAGGCTTTATTGTACGCCCTACACCTGCACTTTGCATGGTGCTACGCTTAAAATGAAACCCTGGAATGTGAAGCGAGATGAGGTATTTTAACGGGTTGGAAAAAGAAGCAAATGGGGTTGCTTTTTGGAGGCGGATGATAGCCAACAGAACCGAAATGGCCAAagaagatctcctccaatgGGTCTTTGAGCGGCTCGGGGTCGCTTAGAAGACCGCAAAACACTCTTTTCAGCCGCTCCAAGCAGTCTTGTGAATCTTGGCGTCACCATGGGTTGGCATTGGTGGCGGAGTAAAATATATTttgttgaggaggtgaCAGGAGTGGTTGTATATTGGAAGCAATTCGTTTTTTGTCGAACATTTTCAGGAGTAGATTTCAGTGATTTCCCTGTTTCCCCTCTTTTCTCCTGAATTTCCCGATTTATTCCAAACAATTGAAATATATTCTTTATCAGAACGCGCAGATCTGGAGAAAGGCGCATATTGTGGGGGAAACATTCTTCATTTTGCGGGAAAACACGCGTTGATGACGTTTGTTGCTCGTTCGTTCGTCGTTCGTCGTTCGTCGTTCGTCGTTCTACGTGCTCATTAAACAACCACATGGAATCATGAGAAATCGAACGCCCTTCTCCATCAGTGTGATATACAAAACATATTACTCTACAAAACGGACTCTCTAATTGCTGCCGAGATCAATCTTCCACACCCACTCATcaatgttggagatgacTCTCTCTTCAATCTCATTTCCCTTTCCACTAGCCACCTTCAGAACCATCTCGTTCAACTCAGAACGCCCCAGAATGTCCACATGCTCGGCAGTCTGAGCACCGCCTCGAATATCAAGTCGATCAGGCTGGTGcaacatctccacaacCTTGACCTGGGCGTTACCAGGGTTGAACTTGGAATTCTCGTCCTTCCATCGGTGACACATGGTATGGGTCACAAGGGAGACGGTTCCATCGCCCTGACCCATAAGCACACCATCAGGGTCGTTTCCAGCGATACTGACGTTCAAGTTGGTCTGCTCGGGATTGGGCTCATCCTGGTAGTAGTAGGCTCGCTCGGTATCCTTACCGACTCCATAGAAGCAGTAGATCTTGAGATCGGGGGCATTGGGGAGAGCAGCTTCCAGAGGGTTGCTCCAGGTAGAAGGTCGCTTCTCATTCTGCTCAACCTGCTTTCGAGTCTTGGCAATTCCAAAGGAGTAAGCACCCTCGGTTCGGTTCACAAACCACTCGGGAGACTGAGAATACAGGAAGTCAACGGTTTCATCCATGGTGAGGTTCTTAGCAGAGTACTCGGTCAAGGactccttgaacttgatGAAGTTGCCAAAGGTGACATTCTGGCCGGGCTCGTCATCAGGGGCTCCAGAATGATCACCCCAGATAGCCTTACCACCCTTGGGAATCATGGAAGCAATTCCTCCCCATGTTCGCAGCAGATCGGCTCGCTCTCGTCGAGAGAAGAACTGCTCCAGTCCATACACAGCCATCGCGTTCAGCTGCACGGTATCCTTCATTTCTCCAGACAGAAGAGCAACCAGGGTCTTGGGAGTACCCAGCATGGAGCCGGAAATGTCGACAAAGGATTCAATATGGTCATTGACCCAGTTgggacctcctcctccatatCCCTCGGCCTCAGCCCACTTCATGAAGTAGAAGATGACCTGGGAGCCCATGGAATGGCCCGTCAGAACTGTCTTCTCACCTGTCATACGCTTAGTCTCTTCGATTGAAGCtttgagcttggagaagtATCCGTCTCGGTGCTCCAAATCAGGGTAGGACAGTCTCCAGTCGTACGCCGCAGCAGACATTGTATCCGTATCGTATCCAATAACAGCCAGGttctcgagcagcttgTTCCACAGCCAGTAGCCTGCCATAAAGAAGTCGGCGGAGGCAAATCCCTGGGCGGCTCGCAGCTTGAAATGGGGAGGGTCTAGACCGGTCTCTGTGTCCAGCATCAGGTTCTGCAGCCAGCAGTACttgtccagcagcatgaCTCGGATCATGTACCAGGAGCCCCACATTCGCTTTCTGAAGTGCGACTCGGTGGGACACTCCTCGGTTCCCTCCAGGGACCAGCTCTCCAGTCCCGTGGAGATGACGCCGggcaccagcaccaccgGGTACTTGGCGTTGAGTCCCTCGCTCTTCATAGCCTTGCCCACAGCAAAAGGGGCAGCCTTCTGTTCGCTTTTCTGGTGCTTCTCGATCTTGGCCGCCTCCTGCAGAATCTTGGTCGGAAACCGCGATTTCATGTCTTGTACAAAGTCCGACACACTGTCCATGGACAAGTTGTCGAGAGATAGAGCGTCAAAGTCGAACGAGGGCAAGTCGCCGAGAAGAGCATCGATATCAATGCTGAGCTCCGGTGGCGCAGCGTAGTATCCCGCGGCTATCACACCGACCACGGCGCCGAGGACGAAGGTGATACGTCGACTTCGGGTGAAGAAGTTGAGAATCTTGCCCTTGACGGATTTTCgcttgtggtggtgatgatggtggtgaaCGTGGACGTCGGTCTTGGCCTCGGACTCGGAGTCAGCCACCTCCACTGCTGGCTCGACCCGCTCGACAGTCGCCTTCCGATTCACAGGTTGTGTCATTGATGGTTGTGATCAACCGGAAAAAAGCCGATTACACTTTTTTTACATGAGCCAGACCGGGGTAGCTGAGACATGTCGCGTGAATGATTAGTCATGGAGCGAGCTGCGGGAGACAACTGCTAGAAGGATAAGCCGGAATTGACGTTCGTATTCAATTAAAATTCGATACTGTGGCGATTTTAGCGGCGTTTGTCTGCCGGGCAAATCGAGAATCCCACTATCATATGCGCGTTTCGGTTATTTTGCTGGTGCATGAAGAGCATAATATTAATAAATGTGGGGCGAACATGAAAAAAGTGCGGTTGGTACTGGAAATGGATGTAAAAACAGTCATGGTCGAACCAAAAGAGTGGTGCCATTGCTTGTATTTCTGACTTCATCTGTACAAAGAAATCGCGTCAGAATGGTCTTGTTTCAGTGGACCCCGCAGAATGGTCCTGTGTCAGTGGACAACAGCAAGACCTCATGCAAGGGTAGGTCCAAGCACAGTATCAAGCTGCTGTCGTATCGTACCTACTAGAGAACTCTGGACAcagcacttgtagcaaAGGTCGGTCAGTACTGGAGCTTCGGTGCCATGGGGGATACGCTGTCAgttgtgtggagaagaagcagactCCAGATTAAGAGAACCATTCTCTAGGTCATCGTAGGTCTCACAGTTGGACTGGACGATATACGCTGATTTATCGTCTGTGCTGCATTGAAGGGTCGTTTCTAGGGAGGACAGAGGAAGTTGCTACaacgtacaagtagatgcATTCAGCAGACTTGACAAACCAGAGCCGTCATCCCTCCAGATGACAGGGAACCCATTCTTGAAGGTCATGTTCGACGCTGCTTGGTCAGTGAATGTGTATGGTATATCCACGGAGATGTATCAGTATTACATGTACCAATTGTTATCAAGTAGTCAACTCCACTGAACCACTATAGAAAAATGGGGGAAAGATGAATGTGGAGCAAGTCTGGTTCCACTTCTGTATCGGAAAGTCGACTCCAGTTTTGGAGACTTGAGCGGAGGATAATCTACAAGCAACTGTTAAATACTTTCTACAAAAGTTCAAACttggctggaggagttgacAGTCTAGAGCACTGGGATCGATACAACTCAGCGCACCAGAGAACAAATACAAGCAGGGAATCAAGAACTAGCCGACATCTGTTCCAGTCTCCGTGGTTTACATAGATCAATTATTCATAAATCGAATACAGATACTACACTGTATACGACAAAGAGCTACGTGCACTCATAAATCAAGTATAGGCATCCCGCGAGCACGTGAGTAGAGGCCTACTAGACACAAAGAGAGTCAATGGTGGTCATCGCAAACGACTTCCAAATGCATAGCAGTTCCGCTCAGATGCGCCTCATGCCCGCCTTTGATACTGTATCGTATTTCTCCATGTAGAGTAGTATTGGCACAGCACACTCGGAAGGCTGTTGTTATGATAATGAGGAGAACCATTATAGGGGTTATGACGTAGGGATAAGGAAGTGATTGTCACTTAAATTTAGCAGCCGGAAGTATAGTGGACAGAGCTCAATTGACAGTCTCCTGTTGGGGAAAACGCAGTATGAATACGGCCAATCGCATGTATACATCCCCCTGCAAGTCAATGTCTATCTCCTATCCGTTCAAATCAGTGCAATACCAGACAAAAAGCACAAAGTCATCTCTCCCGACATTTCAGAATCGGCTGATTATCTCTTCTCAATGTCACATTGTGCGCAAGTTGCTGAAATATGTTAGTTTTGCGACCCTACTAATGCACCAGCCCCTGAGATAGAAGAGGCTGTGTTGATCAATAGTGTACCTGTTCACTTGTATGCAACACCGTTTAAAAGGAAGGGCAATGAATTGGTTCGAAGCAGCATGCGTAGAGGAGCTGATTTTATATCCTGTTTGATAATCTATTGGAATTTCCACCCATTATTCTAACCTcattgtattttttttccaccagCAAAATTGCTGGTAATTTTTCAGCCCTTCTGCCAAACTTAATCAGAGTGCCGTTTATTAAACATGCCGAAAATCTGTGGGGTAATTTTAATATCAAAATTTCAATTTATccgacattgacgacaTCCACAACATGACAGACTACTCCACTACCCCGGTCGTAGTGTCTCTCGAAGAGCTGCAAAGCGGCGCCAAAGACAGCCTACTGCCTTCGGCCTTTGGCCCCGACTCTCTCGGAGTCATTATCGTCACAGGACTGCCAAAAGACTTTGTTTCGCTGCGACAAAAGGTGCTGTTGTCAGCTTCTGATCTGGCAGCCCTGCCGGCCGACAAACTGGCGGCAATGGAGCACGAGCCGAGTTTCTGGTGCCAGGGCTGGTCCCGGGGCCGGGAAAAGCTGGCCAATGGCGTGCCCGACTTTAACAAGGGCTCGTTCTACGCCAACTGCGCGTTCCACAAAGACCCCCAACTCGAAGCGCCacccaaggaggagacggtGGGATACGAAGATATGCACATGTACACCGCACCCAACATCTGGCCCCAAGAGGAGGATCTGCCACAGTTCCAGACCAACCTCAAGGCTCTCTGTAACCTCATTATCGACGTAGCCGAACATGTGGCCCGTGCATGCGACAGGTACGTGGCTGGACACGCCAAGATCGATGGCTACACCGCCGGGTACCTGGAGGACGTTGTTCGCACTTCTACGACCACCAAGGCTCGATTGTTGCACTACTTTCc
This genomic interval from Yarrowia lipolytica chromosome 1E, complete sequence contains the following:
- a CDS encoding uncharacterized protein (Compare to YALI0E16775g, similar to uniprot|CAD79694 Neurospora crassa 49D12. 190 Related to ABC transporter) — encoded protein: MSEKDAAILAVQSSPESKSFNVSETSVEDVDLQMTMFGQTVALVRKHMLVFKRSWWWTFFRSSLLPVAFIVFMSYSKAFYSPYANYGVSDPTPVRQLRDVVSERKIIYYSRDPLGVTDEMRRIMNTALEGIPSSQILELEHENDMFQVCSQNLRGDSACYGGVQWNHIDEEQKIYNYTIRGNSGLILTDIGGHKSDPDIFILPLQWQMDKAITGETTVPYTLAYTDESQTQHEQNVISKFLQIVIDWLAPALFLGMIGVIYHLAGMAAQEREYGISGLLTAMGVKQFTRHLAYLISFSIVYLPGWISIALTLNLVLMKPTNVAIYIFYHIFSGMSMITWAMFLSMFFSYAQLAGIVASGLSCFLAIMSTVQTRVPNNEGRFRDAAVYVLSFLFPPMNYPYFIQTTGRWKKEDIGTNMVENAPDSNIKVIVIFFGAIFSIFFYLFLAMIVERFMHGVHSKINIDESQKDRVLLEDVTKTYKIRSRWTGRVKNTVTAVDHLNLPVHNGQIVCLLGANGSGKTTTLEMISNIQKPSSGTITFSPGSRVGICPQKNVIWDTLTCEEHLRIWTQLKGVPKKEIPAAIEFLIDKCDLSRKRHDRAGTMSGGQKRKLQLAIAFAGGTNVCAIDEVSSGLDPLSRRKIWEIITSSRGSHTMLLTTHFLDEADILGDNIAIMSKGTLQVYGTTVQLKEQLGGGYRIFISHPGSGREEIVELESAAQVAEQIEDLEDKGVEYRVAGPQLEDVFLRVAERDHIEHAEITEMGEGGLKKGSSTGLLHQTWSMLVKRLIILKRNPLAHIVMFILPIIVAGATSQFLRSFKGSSCEGDSRFRRQVYNTYRLGVDPLDMPVGPQSVLMDSTQGVRTFIGGMLRGMGNSTIQSMIMAKMNNGTHYTDTQSSFEAYLNANYTQVYPGGVYLDSSAPIAAYLTNTGHGTYFSVMMMNLLTNVRQNGDYKIYADFSPFQIPWSSSTGDTLQFIVYFGLTMSVVPAFAALYPTFERLSRVRAMHYSNGLRVVPLWTAYAIFDWVPLMLTGAACTGIIGGSSEYVMGAGYLFVVFMLYALAASLFSFVVSLMVKSQLAAFAITAGYNAIYFLIYMIGYMSTLMYEDPWKVDSTVRAIHFTISIFSPTCQLVRAFFVAMNLFGVLCRSDNSEISYMGDILAYGGPILYLLVQAAVFYGILVWWDSGRFRFVFRGKHRDQDEETKSPTPSDVQKEAEHVDSNPESWNQGLRLSHVSKKYGGNRVVDDVTYGVQPNECFALLGPNGAGKTTTFNMIRGEENPSSGGIHVTGIPVSSNRAQARQHLGVCPQFDAMDKLSVTETLQFYAMLRGLSKEDRDHNVEHIIGATGLDRFRKTTANALSGGNKRKLSLAVALMADPQVLLLDEPSSGMDAFAKRIMWRTLSSVAHGRSIVLTTHSMEEADALANRAGILAKRFLAIGSAAELRNQYGNLFHVHLVCSNAPYTSDEQMWNIAEWTREVFPQSQMEEKMYHGQIKLAVPCKTAGHENKMSTIFAMLEKNKERLGIEYYSVSPTSLEEVFLDIVRKDFVGEDE
- a CDS encoding uncharacterized protein (Compare to YALI0E16797g, similar to uniprot|P40345 Saccharomyces cerevisiae YNR008w LRO1 a lecithin cholesterol acyltransferase-like gene mediates diacylglycerol esterification singleton, similar to Saccharomyces cerevisiae LRO1 (YNR008W); ancestral locus Anc_6.298) is translated as MTQPVNRKATVERVEPAVEVADSESEAKTDVHVHHHHHHHKRKSVKGKILNFFTRSRRITFVLGAVVGVIAAGYYAAPPELSIDIDALLGDLPSFDFDALSLDNLSMDSVSDFVQDMKSRFPTKILQEAAKIEKHQKSEQKAAPFAVGKAMKSEGLNAKYPVVLVPGVISTGLESWSLEGTEECPTESHFRKRMWGSWYMIRVMLLDKYCWLQNLMLDTETGLDPPHFKLRAAQGFASADFFMAGYWLWNKLLENLAVIGYDTDTMSAAAYDWRLSYPDLEHRDGYFSKLKASIEETKRMTGEKTVLTGHSMGSQVIFYFMKWAEAEGYGGGGPNWVNDHIESFVDISGSMLGTPKTLVALLSGEMKDTVQLNAMAVYGLEQFFSRRERADLLRTWGGIASMIPKGGKAIWGDHSGAPDDEPGQNVTFGNFIKFKESLTEYSAKNLTMDETVDFLYSQSPEWFVNRTEGAYSFGIAKTRKQVEQNEKRPSTWSNPLEAALPNAPDLKIYCFYGVGKDTERAYYYQDEPNPEQTNLNVSIAGNDPDGVLMGQGDGTVSLVTHTMCHRWKDENSKFNPGNAQVKVVEMLHQPDRLDIRGGAQTAEHVDILGRSELNEMVLKVASGKGNEIEERVISNIDEWVWKIDLGSN
- a CDS encoding uncharacterized protein (Compare to YALI0E16819g, similar to DEHA0E03113g Debaryomyces hansenii), which produces MTDYSTTPVVVSLEELQSGAKDSLLPSAFGPDSLGVIIVTGLPKDFVSLRQKVLLSASDLAALPADKLAAMEHEPSFWCQGWSRGREKLANGVPDFNKGSFYANCAFHKDPQLEAPPKEETVGYEDMHMYTAPNIWPQEEDLPQFQTNLKALCNLIIDVAEHVARACDRYVAGHAKIDGYTAGYLEDVVRTSTTTKARLLHYFPMQQQQEQADTPDDAWCGTHKDHSCLTGLTSAMFLDGKTVLPKSPDPEAGLYIHNRHGKVVQVKIPADALAFQTGSALEAATHGEFKAVPHFVKGANVAGVSRNTLAVFCQPSMHRQLGSEGSFAEYSTRILEGNH